In one Geoglobus acetivorans genomic region, the following are encoded:
- a CDS encoding isocitrate/isopropylmalate family dehydrogenase: protein MKKIAVIPGDGIGQEVMEAAMLVLENFNLPFKYVWLEAGDEAEKKYGKALPDETLEEVRKCDAVLFGAAGETAADVIVRLRQELNTFANIRPARTFNGVPALHENVNMVIVRENTECLYKGLEFEVADGITEAVRVITREASERIVRYAFELAKREGRKRVTALHKANVMKKTCGLFRQVFYEVAGEYEGVEANDYYIDAACMYVAMKPQMFDVIVTTNMFGDIVSDLAAGVVGGLGLAPSANVGESYAIFEPVHGAAFDIAGKGIANPTAMILTACMMLRHFGYQDHADRIEGAVEKAISEGRTTPDLGGELKTMEMANAVISYVES, encoded by the coding sequence ATGAAAAAAATAGCAGTCATCCCTGGAGATGGTATCGGACAGGAAGTAATGGAAGCAGCAATGCTGGTACTGGAAAATTTCAATCTTCCCTTCAAATATGTTTGGCTTGAGGCAGGGGATGAGGCGGAGAAAAAATACGGCAAGGCCCTGCCGGACGAAACGCTCGAGGAGGTCAGGAAGTGCGATGCGGTGCTTTTTGGAGCGGCTGGAGAGACCGCAGCGGACGTCATAGTCAGGCTGAGGCAGGAGCTCAACACCTTCGCCAACATAAGGCCTGCAAGAACGTTTAATGGCGTTCCGGCTTTGCACGAGAACGTCAACATGGTCATTGTGAGAGAGAACACCGAATGTCTCTACAAAGGCCTGGAGTTTGAGGTCGCTGATGGCATAACCGAGGCTGTGAGGGTGATAACGAGAGAGGCGAGCGAAAGGATTGTGAGGTACGCCTTCGAGCTTGCAAAAAGGGAGGGCAGGAAAAGGGTTACGGCCCTGCACAAGGCGAACGTGATGAAGAAGACGTGCGGACTCTTCAGGCAGGTGTTCTACGAGGTTGCCGGAGAGTATGAGGGCGTAGAGGCGAACGACTACTACATAGATGCAGCCTGCATGTACGTGGCCATGAAACCCCAGATGTTTGATGTGATCGTGACGACAAACATGTTCGGCGACATCGTTTCAGACCTTGCAGCGGGAGTTGTTGGCGGGCTCGGGCTTGCACCATCGGCAAATGTGGGGGAGAGCTATGCAATTTTCGAGCCCGTGCACGGGGCAGCTTTCGACATAGCCGGAAAGGGTATTGCCAACCCGACGGCAATGATCCTGACGGCGTGCATGATGCTCAGGCATTTTGGTTATCAGGATCATGCAGACAGGATAGAGGGTGCGGTCGAGAAAGCCATATCCGAGGGCAGAACAACACCAGATCTTGGTGGAGAGTTAAAAACAATGGAAATGGCCAATGCCGTTATTTCTTACGTCGAGTCATAA
- a CDS encoding DUF1648 domain-containing protein yields the protein MVEIEVSLSLLLVFMGIVTLLVRDRPNPYVGVRMGYTYLSREAWKKANAFAGAYSVLVGVAMLLAVLLLNPPIHAFIAIYLLSLVPLVYVSYRIAKETYEMEDMSSPPGEMKPFSAGSVEKPILLQTVPLLAYLLIAALSWNSLPDVVAVHFTIDGTPDGFAGKIAGILVIPSTVMLAVIALTAFSAKEPLILRLPVERPYVVFLTVQVLLAAVFTATLIYNLGLVSGKVVLGTAFSGLVFVLLVVVWLSRSSG from the coding sequence ATGGTGGAGATTGAGGTGTCCCTTTCTCTGCTGCTGGTCTTTATGGGAATCGTCACGCTGCTTGTGAGGGACAGGCCAAACCCGTACGTTGGGGTGAGAATGGGATACACTTACCTCTCGAGAGAGGCGTGGAAGAAAGCCAACGCGTTTGCCGGCGCTTACAGCGTGCTCGTTGGAGTGGCCATGCTGCTCGCTGTCCTTCTGCTCAACCCCCCGATCCACGCCTTCATCGCCATCTATCTTCTATCCCTCGTTCCCCTTGTGTACGTCAGCTACCGGATAGCCAAGGAGACGTACGAGATGGAAGACATGTCATCCCCTCCAGGAGAAATGAAACCCTTCTCTGCCGGAAGTGTGGAGAAGCCCATCCTGCTTCAGACCGTCCCACTGCTCGCATATCTGCTCATCGCAGCCCTTTCCTGGAACTCCCTTCCGGATGTCGTCGCAGTTCACTTTACCATTGATGGGACGCCAGACGGGTTTGCGGGCAAGATTGCCGGGATTCTGGTGATCCCCTCAACAGTGATGCTTGCGGTGATCGCTCTGACAGCATTCTCGGCGAAGGAGCCTCTGATACTCAGGCTTCCGGTGGAGAGACCTTATGTGGTTTTCCTGACAGTGCAGGTGCTGCTGGCTGCGGTGTTCACAGCCACCCTGATCTACAACCTGGGGCTCGTTTCCGGAAAGGTTGTGCTCGGGACTGCTTTTTCGGGACTCGTCTTCGTCCTGCTGGTCGTTGTGTGGCTCTCAAGAAGCTCCGGCTGA
- a CDS encoding rod shape-determining protein, translated as MKFVGLDIGTNYTKATADGENVIIFPSLVVYGEEKEWSLKGTDEREVYVGDEAAYMAQNMENVEVLRPLHEGRLMHGSYIELAKHALNLLGVDGGCFVTTGLPVKSSKKERAELVDELKNAIGADVLLLPQPVGSMAYMNLKTGVCIDIGFGTTDVVVLADMEYLKGDTMLVGVDKVYDTMEMTIRNRFGISITPEEMTRLLSQEGYEVGRVRGGKKIVVRKEDIQEEYNRVIEEWVERIVNRVNMLLEGLSVSLVENIVLSGGGAKLPGVYDKFAEHFRDIGEIKVPDDPVTANARGFHRLARTFRNESAAESETEKSGEADVKEKKGRKKK; from the coding sequence ATGAAATTCGTCGGGCTTGACATTGGAACAAACTACACCAAGGCAACTGCGGATGGTGAGAACGTCATAATTTTCCCGAGCCTTGTTGTTTACGGTGAGGAGAAGGAGTGGAGTCTGAAGGGTACAGATGAGCGTGAGGTTTACGTTGGTGATGAAGCTGCGTACATGGCGCAGAACATGGAGAACGTTGAGGTGCTGAGACCTCTGCATGAGGGCAGGCTAATGCATGGCTCCTATATCGAACTCGCAAAACACGCTCTCAACCTCCTCGGGGTAGATGGGGGATGTTTTGTAACAACAGGCTTACCGGTCAAAAGCTCCAAGAAGGAAAGGGCCGAGCTTGTTGATGAGCTTAAAAACGCAATAGGTGCTGATGTTCTGCTTCTTCCTCAACCTGTGGGCTCAATGGCATACATGAATCTAAAAACGGGTGTTTGCATCGACATCGGCTTTGGCACGACTGATGTGGTGGTTCTTGCTGATATGGAGTATCTGAAGGGGGACACTATGTTGGTGGGTGTGGACAAGGTCTATGACACCATGGAGATGACGATAAGGAACAGGTTTGGAATCTCCATAACTCCTGAGGAGATGACCCGGCTTCTTTCACAGGAAGGGTATGAGGTAGGCAGGGTCAGAGGAGGCAAGAAGATTGTCGTCAGAAAAGAGGATATTCAGGAGGAATATAACAGAGTTATTGAGGAGTGGGTGGAGAGGATAGTGAACAGGGTGAACATGCTCCTCGAAGGTCTTTCCGTCTCACTTGTTGAGAATATTGTTCTGAGTGGGGGCGGAGCGAAACTGCCCGGCGTGTATGATAAATTCGCCGAGCATTTCAGAGACATCGGCGAGATAAAGGTGCCGGATGATCCCGTAACAGCCAATGCGAGGGGCTTCCACAGGCTTGCGAGAACGTTCAGAAACGAGAGTGCGGCAGAGAGTGAGACTGAGAAAAGTGGCGAGGCTGATGTGAAAGAAAAGAAGGGCCGGAAGAAGAAATGA
- a CDS encoding DUF7121 family protein, with the protein MMLEKLVERREQLEKDLKDFIRKRDELNEESKKLAEKRNELNAQVKELLNKVRELKKSRDELNSKAKELRAERSELHKKIDALYKDLDKLRRNIDRGGRPLGEIEKEIRRLEFKQQTAVLTIEKERQLVERIAKLKRELEERKTQLEKHEEFKKLIAEIKKLKEEVRSLTEQIKGYQEQADGVHEQIVELLKNVDETRKKADEYHAKAVEARKEADRYHAEIIKTRKDIKDLDKIIKALKAKQSKSKEQREKEELIRKAKEIYEMFKRGEKLETEDILLLQRAGLI; encoded by the coding sequence ATGATGCTGGAGAAGTTGGTTGAGAGGAGAGAACAGCTGGAGAAGGATCTTAAGGATTTTATCAGGAAGAGGGACGAGCTGAACGAGGAGTCCAAGAAGCTGGCTGAAAAGAGAAATGAACTGAATGCGCAGGTAAAGGAACTGCTGAACAAGGTCAGAGAGCTGAAAAAGTCCAGAGATGAGCTAAATTCGAAAGCAAAGGAGCTTAGAGCGGAGAGAAGCGAACTTCACAAGAAGATAGATGCCCTTTACAAGGACCTTGACAAGCTCAGGAGGAACATAGACCGAGGAGGAAGGCCACTTGGGGAGATAGAGAAGGAGATACGGAGACTTGAGTTCAAGCAGCAGACTGCCGTTCTTACGATTGAAAAAGAAAGACAGCTTGTTGAGAGGATTGCGAAGCTCAAGAGGGAACTTGAGGAGAGAAAAACACAGCTTGAGAAGCACGAGGAGTTCAAGAAGCTCATAGCAGAGATAAAGAAGCTGAAAGAAGAGGTCAGAAGTCTAACGGAGCAGATTAAGGGTTATCAGGAGCAGGCAGATGGCGTGCATGAGCAGATCGTTGAGCTTCTGAAGAACGTCGATGAAACTCGGAAGAAGGCCGACGAATACCATGCAAAAGCGGTTGAGGCGAGGAAAGAGGCAGACAGGTATCATGCTGAGATAATCAAAACCAGGAAGGACATAAAGGACCTTGACAAGATTATCAAGGCGCTGAAGGCCAAGCAGAGCAAGAGTAAGGAGCAGAGAGAGAAAGAGGAACTGATCAGAAAAGCGAAGGAGATCTACGAGATGTTCAAGAGAGGAGAAAAACTGGAGACCGAAGATATTCTGCTTCTCCAGAGAGCCGGACTAATTTAA
- a CDS encoding 30S ribosomal protein S15 yields the protein MARMHARRKGKSGSNRVYRDSPPEWVDLKAEEVEKLVIKLYNEGYEPSVIGTVLRDTYGVPSVKQITGKKITEILKENGVEIKIPEDLKSLIRKAINLRKHLETHRKDLHNKRGLQLIEAKIHRLSWYYKEKGVLPENWKYDPVKLEIELFR from the coding sequence ATGGCAAGGATGCATGCAAGAAGGAAAGGAAAATCAGGATCAAATAGAGTTTACAGAGATTCTCCTCCTGAATGGGTGGATTTGAAAGCGGAGGAGGTCGAGAAACTCGTTATCAAGCTCTATAACGAAGGATACGAGCCGAGTGTTATCGGAACAGTCCTGAGAGACACCTACGGAGTGCCTTCAGTAAAGCAGATTACAGGAAAGAAAATAACGGAAATACTCAAGGAGAACGGTGTTGAGATAAAGATACCTGAGGACCTGAAATCCCTCATAAGGAAGGCAATAAACCTGAGGAAGCATCTGGAGACTCACAGAAAGGATCTGCACAACAAGAGGGGATTGCAGCTGATTGAAGCAAAGATCCACAGGCTCTCATGGTACTACAAGGAAAAGGGAGTCCTGCCCGAAAACTGGAAGTACGATCCGGTCAAGCTTGAAATTGAGCTGTTCAGATAA
- a CDS encoding LeuD/DmdB family oxidoreductase small subunit, translating into MGRAWKFGDDIDTDVIIQGKYLVINEPDKLAEHVFENVRPDFAQDVQKGDFVVAGENFGCGSSREHAPLALKATKIEAVIAKSYARIFFRNAINIGLKVIECSNADRIDDGDELEIDYERNVIVNKTKNEEYEFNPLPEFLRNILDSGGLVNFARNLYGELK; encoded by the coding sequence ATGGGCAGAGCATGGAAATTTGGGGATGACATTGATACTGATGTAATAATTCAGGGAAAATATCTTGTCATAAATGAGCCGGATAAACTTGCGGAGCATGTTTTTGAGAACGTCAGACCTGATTTTGCACAGGACGTTCAGAAAGGGGATTTTGTAGTGGCAGGAGAGAATTTCGGCTGTGGGAGCAGCAGAGAACACGCACCCCTCGCACTGAAGGCAACAAAGATCGAGGCGGTGATTGCCAAAAGCTACGCCAGAATCTTCTTCAGAAATGCGATAAATATAGGTCTGAAGGTTATCGAATGCAGTAATGCGGACAGGATTGATGATGGGGATGAGCTTGAAATTGACTATGAGAGAAATGTTATTGTGAATAAAACGAAGAATGAGGAATACGAATTCAACCCGTTACCGGAATTTCTCAGAAACATTCTCGACAGTGGGGGTCTTGTTAATTTTGCCAGAAATCTTTACGGTGAGCTGAAATGA
- a CDS encoding XTP/dITP diphosphatase, translating to MKVRFITSNKGKFEEMKHIGEKYGIDVEWVSMEYLEPQGSSLEFVARKSIEMIGAKPPFFIEDSGLFIEALNGFPGVYSSYVFKTIGNEGILKLMEGVENRKARFVCVIAYTDGNEMQIFTGEVEGEIAHEARGEAGFGYDPIFEVSGRTFAEMGEEKNAVSHRRRAAEKFFSWLAKSF from the coding sequence ATGAAGGTCAGATTCATCACCTCAAATAAAGGCAAATTCGAGGAAATGAAGCACATAGGGGAAAAATACGGCATAGATGTCGAGTGGGTCAGCATGGAATATCTGGAACCCCAGGGTAGCAGCTTGGAGTTTGTTGCCAGAAAGAGCATTGAGATGATTGGTGCCAAACCACCGTTTTTCATTGAGGATAGCGGTCTTTTCATTGAGGCACTGAATGGTTTTCCGGGCGTGTACTCATCATACGTTTTCAAAACAATAGGCAATGAGGGGATACTGAAACTCATGGAGGGTGTGGAGAACAGAAAAGCCAGATTCGTATGCGTTATAGCATACACTGATGGAAATGAAATGCAGATTTTCACGGGAGAAGTCGAGGGCGAGATTGCACATGAGGCGAGAGGAGAGGCCGGTTTTGGATACGATCCCATCTTTGAAGTTAGTGGCAGGACATTTGCTGAGATGGGTGAGGAAAAGAATGCTGTGAGCCACCGGAGAAGAGCAGCAGAAAAATTTTTCAGCTGGCTGGCAAAAAGTTTTTAA
- the thsB gene encoding thermosome subunit beta translates to MAVLQGQPVLILKEGTQRTVGRDAQRLNIMAARVIAEAVKTTLGPRGMDKMLVDSLGDVVITNDGVTILKEMDIEHPAAKMVVEIAKTQENEVGDGTTTAVVLAGELLKKAEELLDNEIHPTIIAKGYRLAAEKAMEVLDNIAISVDPSDEETLRKIAATAITGKHAEYAINHLSSLVVQAVKKVAEQVNGKWEVDVDNIKIEKRQGGGVEDTELIDGIVIDKEVVHPGMPKRIKDAKILVLKAALEVKETETDAEIRITDPEMLQRFIEQEEKMIKDMVDAIANTGANVVFCQKGIDDLAQYYLAKAGILAVRRVKQSDIEKIAKATGAKIITDLRDLKSEDLGEAELVEEKKIGDEEMVFIRGCKNPKAVTLLVRGGTEHIVDEVERSLTDSLKVTKAAIENGKVVAGGGAPEIELALKLKEWAPSLGGREQLAAEAFASALEAIPRALAENAGLDPIDILVEIRKAHEDGNAFAGVDVFEGKVIDMKEKGVLEPLRVKKQAISSATEVAIMILRIDDVIAAKGLDKDSDKGGDDFDSGDSSDDE, encoded by the coding sequence ATGGCGGTACTCCAGGGTCAGCCTGTACTGATTTTGAAGGAAGGCACTCAGAGAACTGTTGGAAGGGATGCCCAGAGACTCAACATAATGGCCGCGAGGGTTATTGCTGAGGCTGTTAAAACAACTCTCGGTCCAAGAGGAATGGACAAGATGCTTGTTGACAGCCTTGGAGATGTTGTGATAACAAACGATGGTGTTACAATTCTGAAGGAAATGGACATCGAGCATCCAGCAGCAAAAATGGTTGTTGAAATCGCAAAGACTCAGGAGAACGAGGTAGGAGATGGTACAACAACTGCCGTGGTTCTTGCAGGAGAACTGCTCAAGAAAGCTGAAGAGCTGCTTGACAACGAGATTCACCCGACGATCATCGCCAAGGGTTACAGACTTGCTGCAGAGAAGGCCATGGAGGTTCTCGACAACATTGCCATCTCAGTCGACCCAAGTGACGAGGAGACGCTCAGAAAGATAGCAGCGACCGCAATAACAGGCAAGCACGCAGAATATGCCATAAATCATCTGAGCAGCCTTGTCGTTCAGGCAGTCAAAAAGGTCGCAGAACAGGTGAACGGAAAATGGGAGGTTGACGTGGACAACATCAAGATAGAGAAGAGACAGGGTGGCGGTGTCGAGGACACAGAGCTCATAGATGGTATAGTCATCGACAAAGAAGTCGTCCACCCGGGAATGCCCAAGAGGATAAAGGACGCAAAGATACTCGTGCTTAAGGCAGCCCTTGAAGTTAAGGAGACAGAAACTGATGCAGAAATCAGAATAACCGACCCGGAGATGCTCCAGAGGTTCATCGAGCAGGAGGAGAAGATGATAAAGGACATGGTGGATGCAATCGCAAACACCGGAGCGAATGTCGTATTCTGCCAGAAGGGTATCGACGACCTGGCCCAGTACTACCTCGCCAAGGCAGGAATTCTTGCTGTCAGGAGAGTTAAGCAGAGCGATATTGAAAAGATTGCCAAAGCAACAGGTGCAAAAATAATCACTGATCTCAGAGACCTCAAATCAGAGGACCTCGGTGAAGCAGAGCTGGTCGAGGAGAAGAAGATCGGCGACGAGGAGATGGTGTTCATCAGAGGCTGCAAGAATCCAAAGGCCGTGACACTGCTCGTGAGAGGAGGCACAGAGCACATCGTTGACGAGGTCGAGAGAAGCCTGACAGACTCTCTGAAGGTAACAAAGGCTGCAATAGAAAACGGAAAGGTTGTTGCCGGCGGCGGCGCACCTGAAATCGAGCTTGCTCTGAAGCTCAAGGAGTGGGCACCGAGTCTGGGCGGTAGAGAGCAGCTTGCAGCCGAGGCATTCGCATCAGCTCTCGAAGCCATACCAAGGGCGCTCGCAGAGAACGCAGGGCTTGACCCGATAGACATACTGGTCGAAATAAGAAAGGCCCATGAAGACGGTAATGCCTTCGCAGGCGTCGATGTCTTCGAGGGCAAAGTTATTGACATGAAGGAGAAAGGAGTCCTTGAACCGCTCAGGGTGAAGAAGCAGGCCATAAGTTCAGCAACTGAAGTGGCGATAATGATCCTGAGAATCGACGACGTCATTGCAGCAAAGGGACTTGACAAGGACAGTGACAAGGGCGGGGACGATTTCGACAGCGGTGACTCTTCAGATGATGAATAA
- a CDS encoding DUF371 domain-containing protein, which produces MMSGTVTDEIHAKGHENITARHRTTLEVTKDAEITPRGDCIVGVRADKSVKDLNEEIKRRIREGAELKISLILPDYGKKITFHAAGSEKLELTHPTDVVIRKSDYTCPRTLGIHSEIASADIDREFADLLRDRKTTVILRIEV; this is translated from the coding sequence ATGATGAGTGGAACAGTTACTGATGAGATTCACGCAAAAGGCCATGAGAACATAACGGCAAGACACAGGACCACCTTGGAGGTCACCAAAGATGCAGAGATTACGCCAAGGGGAGACTGCATCGTGGGTGTGAGGGCAGACAAATCTGTAAAAGATCTGAACGAGGAGATAAAACGCAGAATTAGAGAGGGGGCAGAACTGAAAATCAGCCTCATACTGCCAGACTACGGGAAAAAAATCACATTCCATGCAGCTGGCAGTGAAAAGCTTGAACTCACTCACCCCACTGACGTAGTTATAAGAAAAAGTGATTATACCTGTCCGAGAACCCTTGGAATTCACTCGGAGATCGCTTCAGCAGACATAGACAGAGAGTTTGCAGACCTGCTCAGAGACAGAAAAACCACTGTGATTCTGAGAATAGAGGTCTGA
- a CDS encoding multiheme c-type cytochrome: MRRVLLALLIFALLITIASANECIDCHRQVTPGIVDQWLSGNMSKYFGCEACHGSDHKNSDDWQNAKMPTPDTCKACHPKQYNQYASGKHYYAWIAMNAMPALQHVPNPQRDLEGFKGCSGCHKIGHIEEKEGYRYGAAACDSCHTRHKFSKEEARKPEACLPCHMGFDHPQYEMWSTSKHGVIYRIEGDTGRAPKCQTCHMANGNHSVMTAWGFLALRVPEDDEEWWKDRVTILQALGVLDEDGNPTERFEIVKAGKVARLSKEKWQTERERMITICSQCHSENFAREQLEAGDKMIREADRVFAEAIRTVKELYDLGILEKPDDWKYAPDLLQFYEVKTPIEEELYLMFMEYRMRTFQGAFHMNPDYSFWYGWAPLKESLIKIKYEAEKLKAEKLGESEVVTTTTPAPEKTEAQETKSTPGFEGIVTALAIVSAMIFAGRRAK; the protein is encoded by the coding sequence ATGAGAAGAGTGTTGCTGGCACTCTTGATTTTTGCCCTATTGATTACCATAGCGAGCGCAAATGAGTGCATCGACTGCCACAGACAGGTGACTCCCGGCATAGTTGACCAGTGGCTTTCAGGGAATATGAGCAAGTACTTCGGCTGTGAGGCCTGTCATGGAAGTGATCATAAAAACTCTGACGACTGGCAGAATGCGAAAATGCCAACTCCAGACACCTGCAAAGCCTGCCACCCTAAGCAATACAACCAGTATGCAAGCGGGAAGCACTACTATGCGTGGATAGCCATGAACGCCATGCCCGCACTCCAGCACGTACCGAATCCTCAAAGAGATCTTGAGGGATTTAAAGGATGCAGCGGATGCCACAAAATAGGACACATCGAGGAGAAGGAGGGGTACAGGTACGGTGCTGCTGCATGTGATTCCTGCCACACCCGCCACAAGTTCAGCAAAGAGGAAGCAAGAAAGCCTGAGGCCTGTTTACCGTGCCACATGGGCTTTGACCATCCACAGTACGAGATGTGGTCAACCAGCAAGCACGGAGTCATATACAGGATTGAAGGAGACACGGGCAGGGCACCAAAATGTCAGACCTGCCACATGGCCAACGGAAATCACAGCGTCATGACCGCATGGGGATTCCTGGCCCTGAGGGTTCCTGAAGATGATGAAGAGTGGTGGAAGGATAGAGTAACGATCCTGCAGGCCCTCGGAGTGCTGGATGAGGACGGAAATCCGACGGAGAGGTTTGAAATTGTCAAGGCGGGCAAGGTTGCGAGACTGAGCAAGGAAAAATGGCAGACAGAGAGGGAAAGAATGATCACAATATGCAGCCAGTGCCATTCTGAGAACTTCGCCAGAGAACAGCTTGAAGCTGGTGACAAAATGATAAGGGAAGCAGACAGAGTGTTTGCAGAAGCTATAAGGACTGTTAAGGAGCTTTATGATCTCGGAATACTTGAAAAGCCAGATGACTGGAAATATGCTCCCGACCTGCTGCAGTTCTATGAGGTCAAAACACCGATAGAGGAAGAGCTTTACCTGATGTTCATGGAGTACAGAATGAGGACATTTCAGGGAGCGTTCCACATGAACCCGGACTACAGCTTCTGGTATGGGTGGGCACCACTCAAAGAGTCACTGATCAAAATAAAGTACGAGGCTGAGAAACTTAAGGCTGAAAAGCTCGGAGAGAGCGAGGTGGTTACAACGACAACACCAGCTCCGGAAAAAACAGAAGCTCAAGAAACTAAATCAACTCCAGGATTTGAAGGCATCGTTACAGCCTTAGCAATAGTTTCGGCAATGATATTTGCAGGAAGGCGTGCAAAATAA
- a CDS encoding PadR family transcriptional regulator: protein MFDRKGRALKKLRRELRSGVYSYLILSMLKKEEMHGYFIRKKLEEMGFAPSEGAMYDLLKSLQRLGLIEGFWVVESRPRKCYRLTELGREVLSELELEIKKILEVLGGGDGGD, encoded by the coding sequence ATGTTCGACAGGAAGGGGAGAGCGCTGAAGAAGCTCAGGAGGGAGCTCAGGTCGGGAGTGTACTCGTACCTGATCCTCTCAATGCTGAAAAAGGAGGAGATGCACGGGTACTTCATCAGAAAAAAGCTCGAGGAAATGGGCTTCGCTCCGAGTGAGGGTGCGATGTACGACCTGCTGAAGAGTCTTCAGAGGCTGGGGCTGATAGAGGGCTTCTGGGTGGTGGAAAGCAGGCCGAGAAAGTGCTACAGGCTCACCGAACTTGGCAGAGAGGTTTTAAGTGAGCTCGAACTCGAAATTAAAAAGATTCTGGAGGTTCTCGGAGGTGGTGATGGTGGAGATTGA
- a CDS encoding DUF1284 domain-containing protein produces MNNLFRILKEDQISVIFGADDVCTRCPHLEDGLCNYEENAEEHIVELDQMAYRLLNVFPGMEISWKDVKNRLPEIMGAWKKFACENCDWRRVCESDDEWNSY; encoded by the coding sequence GTGAATAACCTGTTCAGAATTCTCAAAGAAGATCAAATCAGCGTAATTTTCGGTGCCGACGATGTCTGCACGAGATGTCCACATCTTGAAGATGGACTATGCAATTACGAGGAGAATGCAGAAGAACACATTGTTGAGCTTGATCAGATGGCGTACAGGTTGCTGAATGTTTTCCCGGGAATGGAGATTTCCTGGAAAGATGTGAAAAACAGGCTGCCAGAGATAATGGGGGCCTGGAAGAAGTTTGCATGCGAAAACTGCGACTGGAGACGTGTCTGTGAGAGCGATGATGAGTGGAACAGTTACTGA
- a CDS encoding serine hydroxymethyltransferase has translation MDYREVYGIIDRHHRFYADSLPMIASENLTSRFVRGCYVSDLGHRYAEGRVGERYYQGCAFIDEIESLAISLTKELFEAEHANVQPVSGVVANLAVFFALTDPGDKIMAYSVPCGGHISHDRVSAAGLRGLSTLYYPFDNDSFEIDIEETRKIALKEKPKLFVLGTSLILFKQPVEELKEIADEINAKIMFDASHVLGLIAGKQFQKPLKEGADVMTGSTHKTFFGPQRAVILCRKELADVIDRAVFPGVVSNHHLNTLAGYAVSAMEMKIYGEGYARQVIDNARKLAERLHELGLDVVGENRGFTETHQVAVDVSRHGGGERVAEKLEAAGIILNKNLLPWDSLKDTANPSGIRMGVQELTRLGMKEPEMEEIAEIIHGVITGKISEKEAGNRVKQLKSQFNTVKYTFEEHPAYEFPKIC, from the coding sequence ATGGATTACCGGGAAGTGTACGGGATAATTGACAGGCATCACAGGTTTTACGCTGACTCCCTCCCCATGATTGCGAGCGAAAATCTGACGAGCAGGTTTGTGAGGGGGTGTTACGTTTCCGACCTGGGTCACAGATATGCCGAGGGCAGGGTTGGCGAGAGGTACTACCAGGGATGCGCGTTCATAGACGAGATTGAGAGCCTCGCCATTTCTCTCACAAAGGAGCTTTTTGAAGCGGAGCATGCCAACGTTCAGCCTGTAAGTGGTGTTGTTGCAAATCTTGCAGTATTCTTCGCTCTGACAGATCCGGGAGATAAGATAATGGCCTACTCAGTTCCCTGTGGTGGGCACATAAGCCATGACAGGGTATCGGCTGCCGGGTTGAGGGGACTTTCAACCCTTTACTATCCGTTTGATAACGATAGCTTTGAGATAGATATTGAAGAAACGAGGAAAATCGCTCTGAAGGAAAAACCGAAGCTTTTTGTTCTTGGCACGAGTCTCATTCTCTTCAAACAACCTGTGGAAGAACTTAAAGAAATTGCGGACGAAATAAATGCGAAAATAATGTTTGATGCAAGCCACGTTCTCGGACTGATTGCGGGAAAACAGTTTCAGAAGCCGCTCAAAGAAGGGGCGGATGTCATGACCGGTTCAACCCACAAAACTTTCTTCGGCCCGCAGAGGGCGGTAATACTCTGCAGAAAAGAGCTGGCAGATGTTATAGACAGAGCGGTCTTTCCGGGAGTGGTCAGCAACCACCACCTGAACACACTTGCAGGCTACGCCGTATCGGCCATGGAAATGAAGATTTACGGAGAGGGCTATGCAAGACAGGTGATTGATAACGCCAGGAAGCTTGCTGAGAGACTTCATGAGCTTGGGTTGGATGTTGTTGGAGAGAACAGGGGATTCACGGAAACGCATCAGGTTGCCGTTGATGTGAGCAGGCACGGTGGAGGAGAGAGGGTTGCCGAAAAACTTGAAGCTGCGGGGATAATACTGAACAAAAATCTTTTGCCATGGGACAGTTTGAAGGATACTGCAAATCCGTCTGGCATAAGGATGGGTGTTCAGGAACTGACGAGGCTGGGAATGAAAGAACCTGAGATGGAAGAGATTGCCGAGATTATCCACGGAGTCATCACTGGAAAAATTTCTGAAAAGGAGGCAGGAAACAGGGTGAAGCAGCTCAAATCTCAGTTCAACACGGTAAAGTACACGTTTGAGGAACATCCGGCTTATGAATTCCCGAAAATTTGCTGA